The Brassica oleracea var. oleracea cultivar TO1000 chromosome C6, BOL, whole genome shotgun sequence genomic interval TTTAGTGTACTAGAGCCACATGGAAAATATGTAGTATATAAATGCTTGAAGTATTTTTGCATGTCTTTATAAGAACTTAATCAACAAACTATTTGTTTATTATATCAGATGATTTACAATAACCAAAACTATCAACCTTAGCTAGGAACTTATTTTTTCATGTTAACCTTGTTTTATGAAAACCCTTTAACAAAAAAATGTTAACCTGTTGTGGTGTATTACAAGTCGACAGATGATTTACGATATACCAATCTCCGGAACACGTTTTCCATGTTTTAAAACTTAATCTGATAGGTCTACCGTCTACATATAGACTATATATACATTGGCTTAAATTAGGTTTAACATAAATCCCTCCATAGTCGTCTTAGATAGCACTATTGATTAACATTTTTCTAAACAACAAATCGTTATCGATATCACAAAATAAGGTGAATATGACTGCTAACTATGTGGACTGTTAATAGCGACAGAATGGTGTCATCAAATGCCGATTGAGGTATAACAAAACACACATACACAATTCATCACGAATCAACCAATCATTCAAAGCCAAAAATACTATTTATTTAAAACACTCGCTAACATCATCATATTCATCATGACATACATAACTCCGCAGGTATATTACATTCTCACACTCATAGCAACATCAAAGACATCCCTATTTATATCTTACATACATTTATATGTGTCTTATTATATCTCAGATCCTAATTACCCTATAACTCTCTCAAATTTTGGTTATTTCGAAAACATTACTAACACATGACATCCTTGAGAAGCTTGTACCTGCGAGTGGCTGATCTAGGAGAAGGTGCGCCGGTTTTACCCTTGTCTGTTGCTGGAGGAATACTACTACTTGTAGTAATCTGGTTAATCTCTTGTTGTTTGATCTGGTGAGCTGAAGAATATTCCGACCGGTACGATCTCTTAGACGATCTACCTTTAACACCGTGCTTTGCTCCGGTTGGGCTCCTCGCTTCCCATTGACACCAATCGCAGATCTTAATTGGATCAGCTTGCTCTTTGTAATAGCTACTACAGTACCTGTATCAAGAGTATCATGATTATGAGTTTATGATATGATAAATTTATGTGCCATGTATGGTAGTTGTTGAAGTAGTTCTTTCTGGTTTGACAATATACAAATCCTATACAATACATCTATATATATCATATATCCATGCTAGTGATTTGATGTATGATGAGCATCTGCCTAAATCGATATATATATATACTAGTGATTTGACAATTAAATCTATTATACGTTGCTACTATGCATGATGATGGTGGTGATATTGCACATATATGTTGTTAATTAATATGCGCATATAGTATATAGATATACAAATATGTAAATACATACGAGTGTTGAAAGCGATTAAGGCACTTGCTGCAATGAAAGAGCTTATCGATGAAACCCACATCACCACACATGCAACATACTCTTCTTTCAAGATCCACCATTCTTGTTTTCCTTTATTAGCAGACGATGGAGAATATGAATGAGAGGAGGAGAAGGAGAAGGAGAAGGAGAAGGAGAGAGAACAAAAGGGAAGGATTGATTCTATATGGGAGAAAAAGAAATATAAATGCGTTACTAAATTTATTATATAGGAAAGTCGGTAATATTTTTATAAAATCAAGGAAAATGTTTAATAAAAATATAATAGCGTAATAAGGCAGGTTGCTTTGGAGTCGTTTTCAGTTGAAGCTTGGGAGGTGGAAAAACAAAGAACCTTAAAATATATAATCAATTTACAATGACTGTTTTACCCTTGCAACTTTATTTGCATTTATGTTTGGGTGCTATTCTATGAACGTTATCTTTTGTCCTTTTTCGGGCTTTCACAAAGAAGGAAACTTGTGGGATGTCATTTATTTGACTTTTCCTCTATAAATAGAGAGCGTGACGGAGACTACCGTTTGGTTAGAAGCCTCACAAGATACATTGCAAATTTCTAACCAAATATATATTTTTGTTTAAAATATATATTTTTAAAAATGTTTCCAATAACTCTTCTAATCTTAAATCAAATACTAATTTAATTTTCACATTTAACTAACAAATAGTATAAGAGTAAATTTAGAAAAGAGTAATAATTACACCTTAAAAATTGAAAGCATCTAACTTTGTAGAATTTTTTGATATATCTTAATTAAAAACTAAGGAAATATATTATAAACTAAATGTCGTAATTGCCAATTGGTGAAAGAAAATCTGATTTCAACGTGAAAATGAATAGCATAGAAATGTATAAACTATACGGAAAACATGACACTATTTAGGAACTAGTGGTTAAATTTCCTAGATTGAGAATTTGTTATATCAATACTTTTGTTAAATTGATCACCGTTCAATTTACACGTTAGGCTTGGAAGAAAATAAATTAAATAAGATTTTGATCGAAAAAATAAAATAAAATAAAATGTATCTTCAAAGAGATATATTACCAAATATATATCTTTATATATATAATAGGCTTTGCTTCTCTCCCACCTATGCCAACAAAGACGCCACGTCATAAATTGGGCTCTCCTGTGCGCGACATGTGTCCTCTGCACTGCGTTTCATTAAAGTGTTTTCATATTGTTTCGGGCTTGGTGGTGCGCTTCATCTGTGGCCCATCGACCACAAGCTTTAATTATGTCTTCTATTATTCTCCTTCTCAGCCATAGAAGGTTTTGTGTTTCCATGGAAACTGATCATTCTTCCTTCTGATCCATCAATCAACCGGAGCCGTAGCGAATCTAGAGTTTCCAGCAAACTATTCATCTTCTTCCTACTGATCAAGTAATCAATCGGTTACGAAATCATTGCTATTAAATTCTCTCTTTAAATCAATCTACACGATCTCTCTTCAATGCTACTTTAGCTCTTCAAAGGCAGTGGTGGTTCGACTATAAAAAAGGTTAGCATCCTATGAATCTATTATAACCAAAGCAATCTCCTTATTTAATGAAAAAATGGCTAATGCTCGATTGGGTCTTTTCGTATGTGATTTCTAAGGTTCAACCCACTCTTTCTTCTCCGCCATTCAGCTACTGCTTACTGAGCACAGAAAAATTGATGACTTCCCAGATCCAGAAGCAATACGCTAGACGTCATGTCTCAATATGAGGTTAATTTACTTCTGGGAGAGTGAATCAATCATCTTTTTGAGCGATCTCCAACAGAAGATTTTGTTGGTATTTTTTTAATGAAAAATACCGATGGTACATTAGTAACAACTAATGCTGGGATGGACATTGCATTCCGTCGGAAGAGGAGAAAACCGACAAGTATTGGCGACGTCGACACCAGATATTAAGGCAACAACCATCAGATTCAACTTTTGATTTACAGCAAAAACAGTGTTCGAGTGGCTTCACCTCTTTACCTTCTATTATTGCTACCATCGTGTTTGCTTTCCTTGACATTACCTCTTTAGCTGGACTACCTGGTAAGGTACATCAATGTCTTTTCTTGATGACTTACTCGATTTTCAGATCAAACTTTGCTAATAATCTTCATTTTTCCTTCAGCAATTCAGGCCAACAAAAACAACTGCTTAAGTTTTACGCTCAACTTGAGCTTCACATTTCATCGGACAACGTGTGCTTCTGTTTACGATTTTTATATTGCCATTAACTGTTGATCCAAAAAATAAATCTAAAGGCCTACATGATTTTATGTATGTAGATAATTAGAAGAGCTTTTAGTGCTGCAAGCGGTCAAATTATTCTGTTATCATTGTATTTTAAGATCACAAGATTTCGTAGCTAACTTGCCACTTCAACTATACAAGGTAACAGAAATTCTTTGAACCTCATAGTAAAAGCTACATCTATGGTCACTTTAATGGGTATGCCTTTTCTGCATATCAGTGGTCCATCTTTGAAGTGCAAAAAGTGGTACTTGGAAAACAAGTAAGTTAAAAAATTTCTTTAATTCTGGATCTTTTCCTCTTCAAGAAAAGATGTAAGATGGCTTTTCTTATTTCCAGATAGACTACTCTTCGTAGCCCTGTTTGTAACCTCAGTACATGTGATGGTGAGATATGCTTATTCAAATTTTAGAATTGATGTTAGTCTTTTAGTCCCTCCAATAAAAAGATCGCAGATTAAAATATTTGTTTCTTTTGTAGGAATAATTCATACACTAACGTTAGGAACATTTGGTATTTTAAATGAAAGCTGTAAAATGGAAGATGAGATTCTATCTTACTGGATTTCATAAGTTTCACAGATACGAGAGTATAGCTTCTTTCTTTTGTCAAAACATGTTATTTGTTTTTTCATTATTTTAGTTACAAATGTGTTTCTATGTGCTCTTTTGATTTGTTGAAAAAGAGGTAGTAGAGAAGACGAATTACACAAACACATAACATGGATATGTTGATGAATGTTTACGAAAAATATAAAGTACATGATGAGTGACTGGCTAAATCAATAATAGATAGATTAAAAGTTGTATAGGAACAAAAGCATTTTAGGTGACGTTGAAAAATATGCATAAAAAGAAGGAAATCTGCTACCATCTATTTGTATTCACACCTGGTCAATTATATTTTGCATTATCAAGAGTAGTGATTACGCAAAAACAAACCAAATGTGCGACTATCTTTGAATAAACCAGCTAGGTAACAAATTCTTTTGCTTATGTTTGTGTTCCATTTATGATTTATTGCAGATATAGAATTTAGTTTACAAGTCGGAAGCCCATAAGAAAACACATCTAAGTTAATTATAAAATGTAACTATGTAAGGTCATATTTTTCCCTCGCAGACGATGCTTCTCGAAGCTCTAATGAATTAATCTGATGCTTCAAAAACTATAANNNNNNNNNNNNNNNNNNNNNNNNNNNNNNNNNNNNNNNNNNNNNNNNNNNNNNNTCTACCATATTTAATTAGTATCTTTACCACTCAAACGACTCATATCTTGTGGGTAAATACTATGAAAGCTTCGATTGGAATTTTGAGCATATTAGCATTGGCACATATCGATAAGAACTCGCTACAACCGAGTAAACTAACTATGGCGGGTATTTGTTTCTTAACTACCAAAATTTATGTCTTTAAATACTAGACTTTGCGGATGTAGATTTGAGTAGGCTTATTTTGGAGATAAATAGTGTGGAAAATTATTGTAGTTCAAGAGTTTCTGAAGTATTTTGGTGGAAAACATTTGCTACGAACCAGCTGGGAGACCAACTCCTCCCTATTGCTCTTAGTCAGACCCTCAAACCAGCTCTTATGCGGTTTGGTTCCAGTTCCAAGTTGATAAGAAAGCGAAAAGGCTTTTACTTTCTCTTCCAATGAATTTTATTTGCAGAAACTAAGAGTTTATTCCGAGAACTCACTTTTTTTCTTTTCTAATTATAGCTGTCACACAAAAGTGGTTACAGTTAGTCAAACAATAACAAACTACTTTATTATACCATTTCCAAATATTGAGTTTTATAATAAAATAGTGTTTAAAGCATGTGTTATATTTCAAATCATTAGGAAAGACCAATG includes:
- the LOC106298939 gene encoding uncharacterized protein LOC106298939 isoform X2, which encodes MVDLERRVCCMCGDVGFIDKLFHCSKCLNRFQHSYCSSYYKEQADPIKICDWCQWEARSPTGAKHGVKGRSSKRSYRSEYSSAHQIKQQEINQITTSSSIPPATDKGKTGAPSPRSATRRYKLLKDVMC
- the LOC106298939 gene encoding uncharacterized protein LOC106298939 isoform X1, with the translated sequence MVDLERRVCCMCGDVGFIDKLFHCSKCLNRFQHSYVFTYLYCSSYYKEQADPIKICDWCQWEARSPTGAKHGVKGRSSKRSYRSEYSSAHQIKQQEINQITTSSSIPPATDKGKTGAPSPRSATRRYKLLKDVMC